In the genome of Nitrospira japonica, one region contains:
- a CDS encoding ATP-dependent Clp protease adaptor ClpS yields the protein MAESPTPVATPLTTETPSTSAGDGLEARVIVYNCDCHTYQQVIGLFCECIPGMTASRAFELAWKIDHHGEAVVFTGAWKQAEEIAGKLGNGGLRVAIQ from the coding sequence ATGGCCGAATCCCCTACCCCAGTCGCGACGCCTCTGACGACTGAAACGCCTTCGACCAGCGCAGGCGACGGCCTCGAAGCCCGCGTCATCGTCTACAATTGTGACTGCCACACGTACCAGCAGGTTATCGGGCTGTTCTGCGAATGTATTCCCGGCATGACCGCGTCCAGAGCCTTTGAATTGGCCTGGAAGATCGATCATCACGGCGAGGCCGTCGTCTTCACCGGCGCGTGGAAGCAGGCGGAGGAGATTGCCGGAAAACTGGGCAACGGCGGGTTACGCGTGGCGATTCAATAG
- the cax gene encoding calcium/proton exchanger — protein MKDLFRSWLDILLIFVPVSVGLELIHADPLAIFICSALAIIPLAGVLGRATEHLSAHVGEGIGGLLNASLGNAAELIIALAALRNGLHDVVKASLTGSILGNILLVLGAAMIAGGVKYERQKFNQTAAGMGASLLLLAAVGLIIPALFHLTAASQGAAVERELSLEIAIVLFAIYVLSLVFSLKTHRHVYTGEEHGPADLGETPWTQTKSTVVLGVVTVLIAVMSETLVGALEPAAHRLGMTQLFVGVILVALVGNAAEHSTAVMVAMKNKMDLALSIAVGSSLQIALLVAPLLVFASYLFGKPLDLIFTPFEVASVTISVLIVGFVAMDGESHWMEGVMLVGVYAMLAVAFFFLPA, from the coding sequence ATGAAGGATCTGTTCAGATCCTGGCTCGACATCCTGCTGATCTTTGTCCCGGTCTCCGTAGGTCTGGAACTCATCCACGCCGATCCGCTCGCAATATTCATCTGCTCGGCTCTCGCCATCATTCCTCTTGCGGGGGTTCTAGGGCGCGCAACCGAACACCTGTCCGCGCACGTCGGGGAGGGAATCGGAGGTCTGCTCAATGCTTCCCTCGGCAATGCCGCGGAGTTGATCATCGCGCTGGCCGCACTACGAAACGGTTTGCACGACGTCGTCAAAGCATCCCTCACCGGCTCGATCCTCGGCAACATCCTGCTGGTTCTCGGGGCCGCCATGATCGCGGGCGGCGTGAAGTACGAGCGTCAGAAGTTCAACCAAACGGCCGCCGGAATGGGAGCCAGCCTGCTGCTCCTCGCCGCAGTCGGTTTGATCATCCCCGCGCTCTTTCATCTGACGGCGGCCTCTCAAGGGGCAGCGGTTGAACGTGAATTGAGCTTGGAAATCGCCATCGTCCTATTTGCAATTTACGTCTTGAGTCTCGTGTTTTCCTTGAAGACCCATCGCCATGTCTATACCGGCGAAGAACATGGACCGGCCGATCTCGGGGAGACCCCATGGACGCAGACGAAATCAACCGTCGTGTTGGGAGTGGTCACGGTCCTGATTGCCGTCATGAGCGAGACGCTGGTGGGGGCGTTGGAACCGGCTGCCCACCGGCTCGGGATGACGCAACTCTTCGTCGGTGTCATCCTGGTGGCGTTGGTCGGCAATGCCGCCGAGCATTCGACCGCCGTCATGGTCGCGATGAAGAATAAAATGGATCTGGCGCTGAGTATTGCCGTGGGATCCAGCCTTCAGATTGCTCTTCTGGTTGCGCCGCTCCTGGTGTTTGCCAGCTATCTCTTCGGCAAACCGCTCGACCTGATCTTCACCCCGTTCGAGGTTGCTTCCGTTACCATTTCCGTTCTGATCGTCGGATTCGTCGCGATGGACGGGGAATCACATTGGATGGAGGGAGTCATGCTGGTGGGTGTCTACGCGATGCTGGCGGTGGCGTTTTTTTTCCTGCCCGCCTAA
- the hemW gene encoding radical SAM family heme chaperone HemW, with the protein MSRPFGLYVHIPFCRRRCDFCAFYLEVHHPAAAGRFLAALHTEIALHARQEAIQGRPLSSVYFGGGTPTALETSDLTGILDGIRNHFDLLPDCEVTIEAHPSTVTMNDLSTLLGAGFTRVSFGAESMEDTELARIGRSALAGETVTAVRHARRAGFTNVNLDLMYGLPGQSVASWLSTLEQCLDLTPSHLSCYALTIEPGTALASDVESGRCLPPDEGLQVAMEQAADATVHEAGYIRYEISNYAKPDRMCRHNLLYWTHGEYLGLGPSAQSFVDGSRFGKTADLNIYQRDLAAQRLPLSDHAVLSDPEKLRDSVIFGLRLLQGIPTASLSAHSGNYGHEHALKHLREERLIEEVDRYTRLTAKGRLYADHVAELLY; encoded by the coding sequence ATGAGCCGGCCCTTCGGCCTCTATGTCCATATTCCCTTCTGTCGCCGCCGGTGCGATTTCTGCGCGTTTTATCTGGAAGTCCATCATCCGGCCGCAGCGGGGAGATTTTTGGCTGCGCTGCACACCGAAATCGCATTGCACGCGCGCCAGGAGGCCATACAGGGACGGCCGCTGTCTTCGGTCTATTTTGGGGGTGGAACCCCCACGGCCTTGGAGACGTCGGATCTCACCGGTATTCTGGACGGCATCCGAAATCATTTTGATCTGTTGCCTGATTGCGAAGTCACGATCGAAGCCCATCCGTCCACGGTCACGATGAACGATCTTTCGACGCTGCTCGGCGCCGGATTCACGCGGGTAAGTTTCGGTGCCGAATCGATGGAGGACACCGAGCTGGCCCGCATCGGGCGTTCGGCCCTTGCCGGCGAAACGGTAACCGCCGTGCGGCATGCCCGCCGGGCGGGCTTCACGAATGTCAATCTGGACCTGATGTACGGGCTTCCTGGCCAATCGGTGGCCAGCTGGCTCTCGACGCTCGAACAGTGTTTGGACCTGACGCCCTCACACCTCTCGTGCTATGCACTGACCATTGAACCGGGAACGGCATTGGCTTCCGACGTCGAATCCGGTCGATGTCTCCCTCCTGACGAAGGGCTGCAGGTCGCCATGGAACAGGCGGCGGACGCCACGGTTCATGAGGCCGGTTATATCCGGTACGAGATTTCGAACTATGCCAAACCGGATCGCATGTGCCGACACAATCTTCTCTATTGGACGCATGGCGAGTATCTGGGTCTCGGGCCCAGCGCGCAGTCGTTCGTGGATGGGAGCCGGTTCGGCAAAACGGCTGATTTGAATATCTATCAGAGGGACTTGGCTGCGCAGCGATTGCCGCTGTCAGACCATGCCGTCTTATCCGATCCGGAGAAGCTGAGGGATTCCGTCATCTTCGGACTGAGATTGCTCCAGGGAATTCCGACGGCCAGTCTCTCGGCCCATAGCGGGAATTATGGTCATGAGCACGCGCTCAAGCACTTACGCGAAGAGCGCCTGATCGAAGAAGTGGATCGATATACCAGATTGACCGCCAAAGGCCGGCTCTATGCGGACCACGTCGCCGAACTCCTCTACTGA
- a CDS encoding FmdB family zinc ribbon protein: MPIFEYVCRECNHRFELLVQGAMQPACPQCRSTDPEKQFSAFGVGATESWATSSGGGACGSCGDPRGPGACSMN, encoded by the coding sequence ATGCCTATCTTCGAATATGTCTGCCGCGAATGCAATCACCGATTCGAACTGCTGGTTCAGGGAGCCATGCAGCCGGCCTGCCCTCAGTGCCGTTCAACCGACCCGGAGAAGCAATTCTCCGCGTTCGGGGTCGGCGCGACCGAATCCTGGGCAACCTCCTCGGGAGGCGGCGCCTGCGGGAGCTGCGGTGATCCGCGAGGTCCCGGAGCCTGCTCAATGAATTGA